A stretch of Castanea sativa cultivar Marrone di Chiusa Pesio chromosome 2, ASM4071231v1 DNA encodes these proteins:
- the LOC142625987 gene encoding amino acid transporter AVT1H produces MWKKISKSVRNLLCLQPNRLLHRNQVLNGTLHSANLDVQWVSSHVCLEEIKPCMCNHSIKNLESVENGIAIEHSVGANGSFAHAVINMTGMLIGLGQLSTPYALERGGWVSAFLLIGLGIICAYTSHLLGKCLDKNPKSRSFTDIGQHAFGTKGRVLAATFIYLEIFMVLVSYTISLHDNLITVLSGMQIKVPWAKLSSSQLLTMMAVLMALPSVWLRNLSSISFLSSAGILMSLLIFISVPFTSIFGGVKPNHKIPVLQLHNIPAISGLYIFSYAGHIVFPNLYKEMKDPSRFTKVSIVSFTIVTALYTVLAFLGAKLFGPEVNPQITLSMPPHLLVTKIALWATVLTPMTKYALEIAPFAIQLEHNLPDSMSSKVKMIIRGCAGSFLLLLILALALSVPYFEYVLSLTGSLVSIAICVIFPCAFHAKICWGQISKPLIILNLTLVAFGSLLGVLGTISSSKLLVQSLRRRAHHSA; encoded by the exons ATGTGGAAAAAGATATCAAAGTCCGTAAGAAATTTACTTTGCCTTCAACCAAACCGTCTTCTGCACCGTAATCAAGTTCTCAATGGGACACTGCATAGTGCCAACTTGGATGTGCAGTGGGTGAGCTCCCATGTTTGTTTAGAGGAAATCAAACCATGCATGTGTAATCACAGCATTAAGAACTTAGAGTCTGTCGAAAATGGCATAGCGATTGAGCACAGTGTGGGGGCTAATGGTTCTTTTGCTCATGCTGTCATTAATATGACTGGGATGCTCATAG GTTTGGGGCAATTATCAACTCCATATGCACTGGAAAGAGGAGGGTGGGTATCTGCTTTTCTGCTTATAGGACTTGGGATAATATGTGCATATACTTCTCATCTGCTTGGAAAATGTCTTGACAAGAATCCCAAGTCAAGAAGTTTTACAGATATTGGACAGCATGCATTTGGAACAAAAGGAAGAGTTTTAGCTGCAACCTTCATCTACTTGGAAATTTTCATGGTACTAGTGTCCTATACAATATCATTGCATGACAACCTTATTACAGTACTTTCAGGGATGCAGATTAAGGTGCCATGGGCTAAACTATCTTCATCTCAGCTCCTAACAATGATGGCAGTCTTAATGGCACTCCCTAGTGTGTGGCTGAGAAATTTATCTTCAATATCTTTCCTCTCATCTGCCGGAATTCTCATGTCGCTTCTCATTTTTATATCAGTGCCATTCACTTCCATTTTTGGAGGTGTAAAACCCAATCACAAGATACCAGTCCTCCAGCTCCATAACATTCCTGCAATATCTGGGCTATATATCTTCAGCTATGCAGGGCACATTGTTTTCCCTAATTTatataaagaaatgaaagatCCATCCAGGTTTACCAAG GTATCTATTGTCAGCTTCACAATAGTGACAGCATTATATACAGTATTAGCTTTCCTGGGAGCCAAATTGTTTGGGCCAGAAGTCAATCCTCAAATCACTCTCAGCATGCCTCCACATCTTCTTGTGACAAAGATTGCATTATGGGCCACTGTGCTGACACCCATGACCAAATATGCATTGGAAATAGCACCATTTGCCATTCAACTTGAGCATAACCTTCCGGATTCCATGAGTTCCAAGGTAAAGATGATCATAAGGGGTTGCGCTGGTTCATTTCTACTTCTATTGATACTAGCACTGGCTCTTTCTGTTCCATATTTTGAGTACGTTCTCAGCCTCACTGGTTCCCTTGTTAGCATTGCTATCTGCGTAATCTTTCCTTGTGCATTCCACGCCAAGATTTGTTGGGGTCAAATATCAAAACCTCTCATAATTCTCAACTTGACCCTCGTTGCATTTGGCTCTCTTCTTGGGGTTTTGGGTACCATTTCCTCATCCAAGTTACTTGTGCAAAGCCTACGAAGAAGAGCTCATCACTCAGCCTAA